The DNA window atGCTTTTCCAgccatttttaaagaaatgctATTTCACCAGCCGCGCATTGGATGGTAAAAGAATGTGTTAAAtgattcattttaaaattcgATCCTCATTTGTTGTACATCCacttatttcttttcgctCTCCTGAAATCACTGCTTGATTGCACGTTTTAgaggattttgaaaattatataGTGCAAAGTCTCTCTTCCctctctcttctctctctaAACCTTTAGAAGTTGTTAGAAAATTCACACCGAAACGGAATTATTCAGACTTTTTCAGATCATTTATAACCAAACAACAAACACACACTCAaagcaatttcaatttcactcAACTCCCTATTCAGAGGAAGAACAGCAATAAAATAAGGTAAGCATGAAGAGTtaatgatttcaaaaagattagTTCCTGCCAAATGCTATTTCGAAACTTCATTTGCTCGCGGTCAATGTTAATTATAGTTCAAATTCTTCCGATCagaatttcaaacttttgaaacgaaatgaaagcGTGAAAAAGTAGCTAAGTTACATGGTACAACAATGTCGATCACCGCCGCCCGCTCTATACTTGTCAAAAAGCAGATTTCGGAACAACTTGTATATCAAACTTTCCTTCCTGGGTCGATAAGTGGTTATCAGGTTTGTCTGGGGAGGAAATTGATTCGAGATACTGACTCATTGCATGGACCAGAATCGTGAATCTCAggcgattctgaatcgaagagCGCGCGTTGCCACATTCTAAGCGGATTGAGTAACGTCAGAAACTTCGGGCTTTTATTTTATgcaaacaaattaataaaagtaACATCCAGTATGAGATCCATAAGAGCCAAGACGACGCAGGGTTTATAGTCAGTCAACCATTTCTTACGAATTcgaaaattaatatgaaaTCAACTCTGAATCTCTGAATCCACGAGCAAGCCATCCTATCACCACTGCCGAAATAAGTTTTCAGGAACAAGGAGTACGCCCCATTGGCGACCGAAGCCGAAGAACAGCGAGACGAATGCATGAGTGCAGGCTCAGACGACAGCCGAGAACGGGTAGAACAGCTTTAATACGTGTATTCTTGACAATTGTCTGTAAATTTTGCATTCTCTTGATAATCGTTTTCAAGTGCAGTACTGCTCAACGCGGTAAAAAAAGTTCTATGATTTGCGGGGTGACCCATACGTCACTGATTCATATGGGTTTACTTTGTGTTCAGCTTCCTTATGAATTTTTCGTTCagtgaaaaattcttcattgtgTTTTGATCTCTTCTGCTTTGAATCTCATTTGTAATATGGTGAATTGTGAATCTTCATTTGCGATTAAATGTTTGTTGAAAGGTGAGCTCAGTAATGCTCATTTCGCcgtaattaaaaataaacaatgtttCAGCGCTTAGTGTATTTTCCAAAGCGAGAGGATTCTGTCAGCAGCGCTTTACATTTGAAAAGGACAGACATTCGCAACCTCCAAGCAGCCAAAAATAGTGGCTCTGAACAGTAGCCCTTGTCCAGGTAGTGTCATCATCAATAGTCTGCTAAACTgtcttaaagacagcgtatcacgaaactgacgatgttggggtctctgtgggcaaaGAAGAAGTCTTTGTGTTTAAATTACAACTATAAGCATAGGTCCACTCGGCTCCCCgtaatcgttctgaaaaacgacgtgggatgCGACGTTTGTTGTTACGAGCGTGTACGTGAAGGCGCGTCGCCCTTGTGCACCCCActagcgagcggtcgaaaagcactgaggtctcctcagcagccttttcattggttttacttgaataagctgctgagaaTATCACTTGAGTAAAAGGTGTGGTGTTTCTAAGTTACCTCATAGGAACAAATGCTACAATCGCGAATGAAAATGTTTCCCATGTCATTTTTCGGGGCGATTAGGAGAACTTGACCAACACCACCCTCACACTCATAATCTGcatcccgaactctatatttgcctaTTCATGTTTGCCGCGATTTTCGCAGCTTTTGAATGAATTGTTTGAATGAAGTCAAGTGTGAAAATAGGTTCAGTGTAAGTTCTTTTTCCAAAGATGTCAATCAAATTCAATCTTTCTCAatcattttttaattcaaaaaacttGTTGCTCGACTCAAAACAATTAACTTCGATGccaaaaagtaacaaaacaGTGAATTatataaaacagaaaattttcattttgaggATTGCGCCCGGTATTGATTAAAATCCAacgttgtttgaaaaaaacataagatcACCATTGTCACAATCAATAAACGTTTTGGTTAATTTTGGCAGCTGAACTCGACTAAGGTTACCGACGACGCACTACATGCCGATGCGCACTGCATGAAGATGGAAGATTGGAAAGGCATCTTCGAATATGACCGACTGCTATAGCACTCTTTGAACTGGATTTCAAACTAACAACAGAAATTTTGTAAGTTTACCGTTGCGTGCTTgcaatgaaataaacaagaatATCTTGCCAGAGGGCCCGCACGTctagtgaagacgggccatctaagtatctaagtatgtATCTTGCCAGGAAGTCTAGAAGTTTACGATTTCTTGCAAACAGCGCTTTATTGTACCATTAGCTAGTGAAAAAACACTTTATATTTGCGTTGGTATCTCATAGTATTTGTTCTATCACTGTGTAGTATTTGTTCAATTAAGAGGCAGGAGTTCAAGCATTCTTCTACCATTGAATGCTGTTATCCAGCGTTCTAATATACGGAGACTCCTAAATATGAGTAATTACTGCGCCATAAATTATAAGCTATGAATTTCAATTAATGTGATGAATTTTCCTCTGAAGCATTTGCGTTTAGTTTCCTTGCAATttgctgaacaaaaaaaaaaacatctctgAGCAGTTCCAGCATTTATAACACAAACCCCCAAACGAAGCTCCCTCTGGCTTAGTTCTTCTCTACAAAATTGCGAGACTTCAAGACAGCAgcttttcaatttcaagaaacGTTTTTGACTCATCAGAAGGGGcagtgaattttcttttattgcaaCTATCTTGGACCAATCCATTCTACGCTTTTAACCGAGTGTCAAGGAAAGCCACAACGCGACTGTTTCTCTGCGCTGATTTAAATAGAGGTGCACATGCACCTTCTTGTTGTTAAACACGAAcgctaaaaagaaaacaccgcGATAGGTGGTAGTACCTTGGATGGACACATCAACGTCGTCGTACGAATTGAGTGATACCGCAGCGTCTTTCTTCCGGCTGGGTCTAAAAGAGAGTTCCACAGGAGCTTTGCTAGTACAGCATTGCCATATTTACTGAGGTGGAACAGATTCGATGCATACATCATTTCGTTGTACTCACCAGCTTTCTAAAACGAATACTTTTCAGAAGTCTAGTTATTCCGTGTATTGTTGCAGCGTAAATGCGAATAAAAGATGTTGTCGGTTCATTATAAAAATCTAGAAGTGACAACACCTCTGTGTTGAACCAAGGATGTTAGATAAGCTGCTCTTTACTCAAATAgtctcaaaaaagaagaaaagaagccaCAAGCAATTCAACACTTTTATCATTTTGACATTGCTTTGTACAAATACAAGAGGTGACTTTAACGTCATCTTTTTACCTTCAGAATGTCATTCTCTTCTGACAACTATGTCTTCAACTTGCAAACCTAGTTAGTTGTCTCTATTGGCAATGTAATAGAATATAAATcaaaaaactatatagaagatTCATTTGTAccttttctgtttctattCTTTGTGGAGAGATTAAACAGCATCGTAGAACCCAGTACGTTTGAATATCTCAGGCTACTCACCCAGTTTTTGTCTACTCTACGCTAGAAAAATCTCACATGGTACGCGGTCTTGCAGTCCAGCTGCATTAATATCAAACCCTTCACTTTGGTGCTGCACAAGAGCGAAAATTCCTCGATCGGGCCAAAAACCCCTCAACAACGCTTACTACGTACGTGGCGCTGAGTCAATTTTGCGAAAATGTGCCCAACAATTGTGTCGTGTAGTACATTTAGGAATGACCTCTGAATAGTTAGCGGGGTGAGTGCTCCAGTTCGAACGTTGGCGGCACGTTCATAATAGAAGTTTTCGGCGTTAATAGATTGTTCACAGAAAGCAGGCAAGGTAGTAATATTGGCGATGATTGTGCACTGATTCTACTTGAATCTTAGACGCAAATCTTGAGTGCAGGATGCAGGGCAACAAATTTAGTATTCATGATGACTCTGTACATAGGTCAAAACAGGATGTCTAAGGTGGTGgaagactaaaaaaaactttttgttgATAAATGCGCTCATTTGGCCTCTGCATCATTTGTGAGAGGGAGTGGTTACTAAAAAGGTTGCGAAGTTCTCAGTAATGAACTTCCAGTTACGCTGTATGCTTTGGAACAAATCAAGTATTAATGCACCACTATTTGTGCATGTCTTGCTCGAAGATAACCCACCTACTAAACGCACTAAACTCTAGAGAATTTAAATAGAGCGATATATGCGACCAAGAAGGTGTGACGCATGTGTAGGTCACATTGTCCCTTACGCTCTAAAATGCGTGACCTACCCCCAGGTTCAGTCGCCAAAAGGTGACATTTTTTGTAGCTACATCAACTTGTTTGTCAAGCATTCTCTAGAAAGCATCTCAATTACAGATAGCAGTTGATTAATTGTCATTTCAACAACTCAGCGACGTTTCTTAtttattagggtgttcggaaagtatctgccgaaataaggcaaaatttcaaaacaacacaactttttaacaacagtTTATTAtacgacgaaataatctccatcaacatcgacaaccttctgccaacgtctcacaagatcacggattcctctGACGTAGAACTTCGGCGACTtgaaggcgaagaaagcccgaaggtcatttttgaggtggtcacgatcatcgtagcgcttctcttccaggtgatgctgaaagGATCGGAAGAGGGGTAGTCGCTCGGGTCCAGGTCCGGGCCGTACGatgggtgcggtagaacttcccatccgagctccagaattttctgggaagtgaCAATGGTGCCCAGTCAGTCGAATCTGccgcttctggagagcagctgggTGCAAATatccaggcgtctttggcggttgccatcgcccaatgcatgtgggagccagtgaccgagctttttcgcCATTCCAACGGATCGCAATCTAtcgctcacggtggacagcgaacaggcaaaactggcagcaaaataccgcacaccttcacatggatgctgctccgccagatttttcagttcgtcgaacgatattgcagtcggtcgaccagagcgaggctcatcttcgagtttcttgttttcggCTTTGAAGCctggaaccaggcgcgcacagaccgctcagaaggggcttcagtgccaaatacttgacttaagtttcgatgggcttcactAGCGGGGTAGCCAGATTCAAACTCGTAAATGAGTGTGTGtagaatatgggtggaatgttcgacCACTATAgcatgaaataggcaaggaagagggagccaaatatgttatgtgtatacaagcggtagtgttcttatataatatatttaaaacgggagcttccagaacatctcaaaaaatctgcgctactgcgaaattttcggcagatactttccgaacaccctaatacaaaagcaactttttacaaCGATAAAATTTTCACGCCAGATCTAaaccaaaaaatggaaatatgatACATACAAAAACGCAGAAcgatgaaacaaataaatatgggCCACTAACCGAACGAAGAACATTGAGCACGTTGTCCGTAAAATCTTGAACAGTTACTGCGAAGTCTTCGGCTTCAAAGATCCGGCAATTCTGGATTTCGTACACAGCCTGGTTAAACGCAGAAGTTGTCTCAGCATAATTGTGACTTGccatttcaaaaatagaacCTATTTGGAAATGCTGCTAGTTTTGccggaacaaaaagaaactaagtTTGGTTATATGCTGGATCTTAATTTTGCATCCAgataaaaattcttaaaaaaagtcCGATGCAAAATAATTGCCCATGAATCTACTTGGTCGCATCAGTTGTATATACCAAAAAGCAAACCTTCCTATATCCAGATACTAGAAATTCGCGAGCTTTTCGccatcgttttcttttccaacatGAAATTTCTGCTACGGAATATTGATAGTCCCTAAAATAGTAtacaaacgaaagaaaaattcacaagGTTATGGACACAAATGAGTTTAGAAGGGGCTATCACCGTTTTTCTGCTACTTTCGCAGCTacatttcagctttttttagtGACACATGCATATTCGAATGGATTGACAAACGATGTGCCTTTTTATTGATGGAATAATTACCGCTTGATAATGACTACTACTTTGTGTTCAACGCTATCAAGAAGCGCCTTCGCATGACTGTCGCTGGAATCTAATTTTTGTAAGTGCTCAAGCAGCAACGATGTTTAGAATGCTATCATAAGTCGGTTTTTTTAATGCCCAACTCAACACGCTGATTTCAAAGAGACCCAACCAGCTGGCGGTTATCGTCCGAATTCATGTATCAATCCAAAAA is part of the Necator americanus strain Aroian chromosome V, whole genome shotgun sequence genome and encodes:
- a CDS encoding hypothetical protein (NECATOR_CHRV.G19022.T2), translating into MAPLRYDWVFGAEGGGEEWADEMTGSRENRQDKPKMGAQQNQHRLHFATEPSLHEWQVFACRFKAENKKLEDEPRSGRPTAISFDELKNLAEQHPCEGVRYFAASFACSLSTHHLEEKRYDDRDHLKNDLRAFFAFKSPKFYVRGIRDLVRRWQKVVDVDGDYFVV
- a CDS encoding hypothetical protein (NECATOR_CHRV.G19022.T1) → MAPLRYDWVFGAEGGGEEWADEMTGSRENRQDKPKMGAQQNQHRLHFATEPSLHEWQVFACRFKAENKKLEDEPRSGRPTAISFDELKNLAEQHPCEEPLFLAAWRLRMSVLFKCKALLTESSRFGKYTKR